The Setaria viridis chromosome 6, Setaria_viridis_v4.0, whole genome shotgun sequence genome contains a region encoding:
- the LOC117861644 gene encoding uncharacterized protein: protein MDQHSQINKVVGGATNVDTPAASYALTPFLQRVPMESVPPSSVGAAFLPFSASQGSVAYPSAILPLLSNQQPSQIDPFEAATNDAAYALTALTTYNHQPEALASVPPSSSAGATFLPAPASQGAPTAYQAAIPPPLSNQHQAALLQKLQQQQLQAFWAGQLAEAEQATDLKVHSLPLARIKKIMKADEDVKMIAAEAPVVFAKACEMFILELTLRSWLHTEGTKRRTMQRSDVSAAIMANEMFDFLMDVTPTEQQTNGDGVLPPPPPPQTTAGQVPFPMHVPFPMYANQQPPFMWPTPEYQQQQNPDGGNE, encoded by the coding sequence ATGGATCAGCACTCACAGATTAACAAGGTCGTTGGAGGTGCCACAAATGTTGATACCCCTGCTGCATCATATGCCCTAACCCCATTCCTACAGCGTGTACCAATGGAATCAGTGCCTCCATCGTCAGTTGGCGCTGCCTTCCTTCCATTTTCAGCTTCCCAGGGTTCTGTAGCCTACCCATCCGCCATTCTGCCACTGCTCTCAAACCAGCAACCCTCACAGATCGACCCTTTTGAAGCGGCTACAAATGATGCAGCATATGCCCTAACAGCCCTAACAACATACAATCACCAACCTGAAGCATTGGCATCAGTGCCTCCATCATCATCAGCTGGCGCCACCTTCCTTCCAGCTCCAGCCTCCCAGGGTGCCCCTACTGCCTACCAAGctgccatcccgccgccgctctccaaCCAGCACCAGGCCGCGTTACTCCAGAAGTTACAGCAGCAACAGCTCCAGGCTTTCTGGGCCGGCCAGCTGGCTGAGGCCGAGCAGGCGACGGACCTCAAGGTCCACAGCCTGCCCCTGGCGCGCATCAAGAAGATCATGAAGGCCGACGAGGACGTCAAGATGATCGCGGCCGAGGCGCCCGTGGTGTTCGCCAAGGCCTGCGAGATGTTCATCCTCGAGCTCACGCTGCGGTCGTGGCTCCACACCGAGGGGACCAAGCGCCGGACGATGCAGCGGAGCGACGTCTCTGCGGCGATCATGGCCAACGAGATGTTTGATTTCCTGATGGATGTCACTCCGACGGAGCAGCAGACAAACGGCGATGGAgttctgccgccaccgccaccgccgcagacGACAGCCGGCCAGGTCCCCTTTCCAATGCACGTCCCCTTTCCAATGTATGCGAACCAGCAGCCTCCATTCATGTGGCCGACGCCGGAgtatcagcagcagcagaatcCTGATGGTGGGAATGAGTAA
- the LOC117860873 gene encoding putative potassium transporter 12 isoform X2: MSTDVVVIVAVVILIGLFCMQHYGTDKVGWLFAPLVLLWFILIGSVGVVNIHKYNSSVLRAYNPVYIFRYFRRGKSEIWTSLGGVMLSITGTEALYADLCHFPVLAIQIAFTLVVFPCLLLAYTGQAAYIIDHKDHVADAFYRSIPGAIYWPALIIATLAAVVASQATISATYSIIKQALALGCFPRVNVVHTSKKFLGQIYIPDINWVLMILCIAVTAGFKNQSQIGNAYGTAVVIVMLVTTFLMVPVMLLVWKSHWILVVIFLVLSLTVELPYFTACINKVDQGGWVPLVIAITFFIIMYVWHFCTVKRYEFEMHSKVSMAWILGLGPSLGLVRVPGIGFVYTELASGVPLIFSHFITNLPAIHSVVVFVCVKYLPVYTVPVEERFIMKRIGPKNYHMFRCVARYGYKDIHKKDEDFEKMLLDRLFVFVRLESMMDGYSDSEDFTMMEQKPERSTRALLAEKAGSNTMSSIGDMSYSSHDSIMPAKSPLTGNSLTRYSSQTFGDEQEFLNRCKDAGVVHILGNTVVRARRDSGIVKKVAVNYVYAFLRKLCRENSVIFNVPHESLLNVGQIYYI, encoded by the exons ATGAGTACAG ATGTGGTTGTAATCGTTGCTGTGGTCATATTAATTGGCTTATTCTGCATGCAACACTATGGGACAGATAAAGTTGGGTGGCTCTTTGCACCTCTAGTGCTCCTTTGGTTTATTCTAATTGGGAGCGTTGGGGTAGTGAACATACACAAGTACAACAGTTCTGTTCTAAGAGCGTATAATCCGGTCTACATCTTCCGGTATTTCAGACGAGGGAAGTCCGAGATTTGGACATCTCTTGGAGGGGTCATGCTTAGCATCACAG GAACTGAAGCATTGTATGCTGATCTATGTCACTTCCCTGTACTGGCTATTCAG ATCGCCTTCACCCTAGTGGTGTTCCCATGCCTTCTACTGGCGTACACTGGGCAGGCTGCTTACATTATCGACCACAAGGACCATGTAGCTGATGCTTTCTATCGCTCCATCCCAG GTGCCATATACTGGCCAGCACTCATCATAGCAACTCTTGCGGCTGTAGTTGCAAGTCAAGCAACCATATCTGCTACCTACTCAATAATAAAGCAAGCTCTTGCACTGGGTTGTTTTCCCCGTGTCAATGTTGTCCATACATCAAAGAAATTTCTGGGACAGATTTATATCCCTGACATCAACTGGGTACTTATGATTCTTTGCATTGCTGTAACTGCTGGATTCAAGAACCAAAGCCAGATAGGAAATGCTTATG GCACTGCGGTGGTGATTGTTATGCTAGTTACAACATTCCTTATGGTCCCAGTGATGCTGCTTGTATGGAAGAGTCACTGGATCCTTGTTGTCATCTTCCTCGTGCTCTCCTTGACAGTTGAGCTCCCATACTTTACAGCCTGCATTAATAAAGTGGACCAAGGTGGATGGGTCCCACTAGTCATCGCGATAACCTTCTTCATTATCATGTATGTGTGGCATTTCTGCACCGTGAAGCGTTATGAATTTGAGATGCACAGCAAGGTATCTATGGCCTGGATTCTGGGATTAGGGCCAAGCCTTGGCCTTGTCAGGGTTCCTGGGATAGGATTTGTATACACCGAGCTGGCAAGTGGCGTCCCGCTTATCTTCTCCCATTTCATCACCAACCTCCCTGCCATCCATTCAGTTGTTGTATTTGTCTGTGTGAAGTACCTCCCGGTATATACAGTCCCTGTTGAAGAACGGTTCATCATGAAGAGGATTGGTCCAAAGAACTACCACATGTTTCGCTGTGTTGCAAGGTATGGATACAAGGACATCCACAAGAAAGACGAAGACTTTGAGAAGATGCTCCTCGACAGGCTCTTTGTCTTCGTCAGACTGGAGAGCATGATGGATGGCTACTCCGACTCCGAGGATTTCACCATGATGGAGCAGAAGCCTGAGAGGTCCACCAGAGCACTGCTGGCTGAGAAGGCTGGAAGCAACACGATGAGCTCGATTGGTGACATGAGCTACTCATCACATGACTCCATCATGCCGGCAAAGTCACCTTTGACAGGGAACAGCCTGACAAGGTACTCGAGCCAGACATTCGGCGATGAGCAGGAATTCCTGAACCGGTGCAAGGATGCTGGCGTCGTGCACATCCTTGGGAACACGGTCGTGCGGGCGCGCAGGGATTCAGGGATCGTCAAGAAGGTGGCTGTGAATTATGTTTACGCCTTCCTTAGGAAGCTCTGCAGGGAGAACAGTGTGATCTTCAATGTTCCTCATGAAAGCCTTCTGAATGTAGGCCAGATATATTACATATGA
- the LOC117860873 gene encoding putative potassium transporter 12 isoform X1 — MLMASISDSETTNRGSMWELDQNLDQPMDEEASQLKNMYREKKFSSILLLRLAFQSLGVVFGDLGTSPLYVFYNIFPHGVDDDEDVIGALSLIIYTLTLIPLMKYVFVVLRANDNGQGGTFALYSLLCRHAKVSTIPNQHKTDEELTTYSRQTYEENSLAAKVKRWLEGHAYKKNCLLILVLIGTCTAIGDGILTPAISVLSASGGIRVQNQNMSTDVVVIVAVVILIGLFCMQHYGTDKVGWLFAPLVLLWFILIGSVGVVNIHKYNSSVLRAYNPVYIFRYFRRGKSEIWTSLGGVMLSITGTEALYADLCHFPVLAIQIAFTLVVFPCLLLAYTGQAAYIIDHKDHVADAFYRSIPGAIYWPALIIATLAAVVASQATISATYSIIKQALALGCFPRVNVVHTSKKFLGQIYIPDINWVLMILCIAVTAGFKNQSQIGNAYGTAVVIVMLVTTFLMVPVMLLVWKSHWILVVIFLVLSLTVELPYFTACINKVDQGGWVPLVIAITFFIIMYVWHFCTVKRYEFEMHSKVSMAWILGLGPSLGLVRVPGIGFVYTELASGVPLIFSHFITNLPAIHSVVVFVCVKYLPVYTVPVEERFIMKRIGPKNYHMFRCVARYGYKDIHKKDEDFEKMLLDRLFVFVRLESMMDGYSDSEDFTMMEQKPERSTRALLAEKAGSNTMSSIGDMSYSSHDSIMPAKSPLTGNSLTRYSSQTFGDEQEFLNRCKDAGVVHILGNTVVRARRDSGIVKKVAVNYVYAFLRKLCRENSVIFNVPHESLLNVGQIYYI, encoded by the exons ATGCTAATGGCGTCGATATCAGATAGCGAGACAACCAACCGGGGAAGTATGTGGGAGCTGGATCAAAACCTTGATCAACCCATGGATGAGGAGGCCAGTCAGCTGAAGAACATGTACAGAGAAAAG AAGTTTTCATCAATTTTGTTACTGCGGCTTGCATTTCAGAGCCTTGGCGTAGTATTTGGTGACTTAGGTACATCACCATTGTATGTTTTCTACAATATCTTTCCACATGGggtggatgatgatgaagatgttaTTGGAGCTCTGTCCTTGATCATTTACACACTTACTCTCATCCCTCTGATGAAGTATGTTTTTGTCGTCTTGCGAGCCAATGATAATGGTCAAG GTGGCACATTTGCTCTTTATTCTCTACTGTGCCGGCATGCAAAGGTCAGCACTATACCCAACCAACATAAGACCGATGAAGAATTAACCACATATAGTCGGCAAACTTATGAGGAGAATTCACTTGCAGCAAAAGTGAAGAGATGGCTAGAGGGACATGCATATAAAAAGAACTGTCTTCTTATTCTTGTCCTCATTGGTACATGTACTGCCATTGGAGATGGAATCCTTACTCCTGCTATATCAG TTCTTTCTGCATCAGGTGGAATAAGGGTTCAGAATCAGAACATGAGTACAG ATGTGGTTGTAATCGTTGCTGTGGTCATATTAATTGGCTTATTCTGCATGCAACACTATGGGACAGATAAAGTTGGGTGGCTCTTTGCACCTCTAGTGCTCCTTTGGTTTATTCTAATTGGGAGCGTTGGGGTAGTGAACATACACAAGTACAACAGTTCTGTTCTAAGAGCGTATAATCCGGTCTACATCTTCCGGTATTTCAGACGAGGGAAGTCCGAGATTTGGACATCTCTTGGAGGGGTCATGCTTAGCATCACAG GAACTGAAGCATTGTATGCTGATCTATGTCACTTCCCTGTACTGGCTATTCAG ATCGCCTTCACCCTAGTGGTGTTCCCATGCCTTCTACTGGCGTACACTGGGCAGGCTGCTTACATTATCGACCACAAGGACCATGTAGCTGATGCTTTCTATCGCTCCATCCCAG GTGCCATATACTGGCCAGCACTCATCATAGCAACTCTTGCGGCTGTAGTTGCAAGTCAAGCAACCATATCTGCTACCTACTCAATAATAAAGCAAGCTCTTGCACTGGGTTGTTTTCCCCGTGTCAATGTTGTCCATACATCAAAGAAATTTCTGGGACAGATTTATATCCCTGACATCAACTGGGTACTTATGATTCTTTGCATTGCTGTAACTGCTGGATTCAAGAACCAAAGCCAGATAGGAAATGCTTATG GCACTGCGGTGGTGATTGTTATGCTAGTTACAACATTCCTTATGGTCCCAGTGATGCTGCTTGTATGGAAGAGTCACTGGATCCTTGTTGTCATCTTCCTCGTGCTCTCCTTGACAGTTGAGCTCCCATACTTTACAGCCTGCATTAATAAAGTGGACCAAGGTGGATGGGTCCCACTAGTCATCGCGATAACCTTCTTCATTATCATGTATGTGTGGCATTTCTGCACCGTGAAGCGTTATGAATTTGAGATGCACAGCAAGGTATCTATGGCCTGGATTCTGGGATTAGGGCCAAGCCTTGGCCTTGTCAGGGTTCCTGGGATAGGATTTGTATACACCGAGCTGGCAAGTGGCGTCCCGCTTATCTTCTCCCATTTCATCACCAACCTCCCTGCCATCCATTCAGTTGTTGTATTTGTCTGTGTGAAGTACCTCCCGGTATATACAGTCCCTGTTGAAGAACGGTTCATCATGAAGAGGATTGGTCCAAAGAACTACCACATGTTTCGCTGTGTTGCAAGGTATGGATACAAGGACATCCACAAGAAAGACGAAGACTTTGAGAAGATGCTCCTCGACAGGCTCTTTGTCTTCGTCAGACTGGAGAGCATGATGGATGGCTACTCCGACTCCGAGGATTTCACCATGATGGAGCAGAAGCCTGAGAGGTCCACCAGAGCACTGCTGGCTGAGAAGGCTGGAAGCAACACGATGAGCTCGATTGGTGACATGAGCTACTCATCACATGACTCCATCATGCCGGCAAAGTCACCTTTGACAGGGAACAGCCTGACAAGGTACTCGAGCCAGACATTCGGCGATGAGCAGGAATTCCTGAACCGGTGCAAGGATGCTGGCGTCGTGCACATCCTTGGGAACACGGTCGTGCGGGCGCGCAGGGATTCAGGGATCGTCAAGAAGGTGGCTGTGAATTATGTTTACGCCTTCCTTAGGAAGCTCTGCAGGGAGAACAGTGTGATCTTCAATGTTCCTCATGAAAGCCTTCTGAATGTAGGCCAGATATATTACATATGA